A region of Leifsonia xyli DNA encodes the following proteins:
- a CDS encoding DNA-binding protein, whose product MTDVQTSSPEPADLTGDDAVDAAAVVADADADAISGDASVEPADLDREGDIAADYIEELLDIADIDGDIDIDTRNGRAYISVNAEDGTNLSLLAKADTVAALQELTRLAVQNQTGGYSRLILDIAGSRDARQAELGRLVERAIAKLDEGAAEAALPPMSSYERKVVHDIVSERGYVSNSRGEGRDRHTVITAA is encoded by the coding sequence ATGACCGACGTTCAGACCTCCTCCCCCGAGCCCGCCGACCTGACCGGCGACGACGCTGTGGATGCTGCAGCCGTCGTGGCAGACGCCGACGCCGACGCTATCTCCGGCGACGCGAGTGTGGAGCCGGCCGATCTCGACCGCGAGGGTGACATCGCGGCGGACTACATCGAGGAGCTGCTCGACATCGCCGATATCGACGGCGACATCGACATCGACACGCGCAATGGCCGCGCGTACATCTCGGTTAACGCCGAGGACGGCACCAACCTCTCGCTTTTGGCGAAGGCCGACACGGTCGCCGCTCTGCAGGAGCTGACTCGTCTCGCCGTGCAGAACCAGACCGGCGGCTACTCACGGCTGATCCTGGACATCGCCGGTTCTCGCGACGCCCGGCAGGCCGAACTCGGACGTCTGGTCGAGCGCGCGATCGCGAAGCTCGACGAAGGCGCCGCGGAGGCTGCACTCCCCCCGATGTCGTCGTACGAGCGCAAGGTGGTTCACGACATTGTGTCCGAGCGGGGCTATGTCTCGAACTCGCGCGGCGAGGGTCGTGACCGTCACACGGTCATCACCGCCGCCTAG
- a CDS encoding membrane protein insertase YidC, producing the protein MPDFIGIILWPIKWVVELILVAFHWLFTQMGLDPAAGITWVLAIVGLTVVVRAALIPIFVRQIKNQRRMLEIAPQLKKIQDKYKGKKDQFSREAMSRETMELYKKTGTNPLSSCLPLLLQMPVFFSLFQVLNGAQSGKAGVGPLNEELAQQFGNATLFGVAPLHQSFQGAMNAHPPQVAVMIIAAVMVILMTGSQFLTQLQIVSKNMSPETKASPQFKQQRILLYLLPFVFLFSGFAFPLGVMFYWLTSNLWTMGQQFLVIRNMPTPGSDAAKAREARLAKKGKLVQADGATVLTVEEQPKKQPTQRVQPVSKSRAKKQAGK; encoded by the coding sequence ATGCCTGATTTCATCGGAATCATCCTCTGGCCCATCAAATGGGTCGTTGAGCTGATCCTCGTCGCCTTTCACTGGCTGTTCACCCAGATGGGTCTCGACCCGGCGGCCGGCATCACCTGGGTGCTCGCCATCGTGGGTCTGACCGTCGTCGTGCGCGCCGCCCTCATCCCGATCTTCGTGCGACAGATCAAGAACCAGCGCCGGATGCTGGAGATCGCGCCGCAGCTCAAGAAGATCCAGGACAAGTACAAGGGCAAGAAGGACCAGTTCTCGCGCGAGGCCATGTCCCGCGAGACCATGGAGCTCTACAAGAAGACGGGCACCAACCCGCTGAGCTCCTGCCTCCCGTTGCTTCTGCAGATGCCCGTGTTCTTCTCGCTGTTCCAGGTGCTCAACGGCGCCCAGAGCGGTAAGGCCGGCGTCGGCCCGCTCAACGAGGAGCTCGCGCAGCAGTTCGGCAACGCCACGCTGTTCGGCGTCGCTCCCCTTCACCAGAGCTTCCAGGGCGCGATGAACGCCCATCCGCCGCAGGTCGCGGTCATGATCATCGCGGCCGTTATGGTTATTCTGATGACCGGCTCGCAGTTCCTGACGCAGCTGCAGATCGTCTCCAAGAACATGTCGCCGGAGACCAAGGCGAGCCCGCAGTTCAAGCAGCAGCGCATCCTGCTGTATCTGCTCCCCTTCGTCTTCCTCTTCTCCGGCTTCGCCTTCCCGCTCGGCGTCATGTTCTACTGGCTCACCTCGAACCTGTGGACCATGGGTCAGCAGTTCCTCGTCATCCGCAACATGCCGACCCCCGGCTCCGATGCCGCGAAGGCACGCGAGGCGCGTCTGGCCAAGAAGGGCAAGCTGGTTCAGGCGGATGGCGCGACCGTGCTTACCGTCGAGGAGCAGCCCAAGAAGCAGCCGACGCAGCGCGTACAGCCCGTGAGCAAGTCGCGCGCCAAGAAGCAAGCAGGAAAGTAA
- a CDS encoding 50S ribosomal protein L34 has product MSKRTFQPNNRKRAKTHGFRLRMRTRAGRAILSARRSKGRTKLSA; this is encoded by the coding sequence ATGAGCAAGAGAACGTTCCAGCCGAACAACCGCAAGCGCGCGAAGACCCACGGTTTCCGCCTCCGCATGCGCACCCGTGCCGGCCGTGCCATCCTGTCCGCGCGCCGCAGCAAGGGCCGCACCAAGCTCTCCGCCTGA
- a CDS encoding chromosomal replication initiation protein DnaA, with protein sequence MAGSEEPIAAAWQDVLGKLETDDRITPQLYGFLSLVEPKGIMAGTFYLEVPNEFTRGMIEQRSRLPLLNAISGLDDALAVNTFAIVVNPEIQQESMTAAAEPETAAAYVEQVAPPLVSQPAPEITAPPRGGDTRLNSKYSFDNFVIGQSNRFAHAAAVAVAEAPAKAYNPLFIYGDSGLGKTHLLHAIGHYAMSLYPGIRVRYVSSEEFTNDFINSIANNRGSSFQARYRNIDILLIDDIQFLQRAVETQEAFFHTFNTLHDHNKQVVITSDLPPKMLTGFEDRMRSRFEWGLITDVQVPDLETRIAILRKKAQSEKIQVPDDILEFMATKVSSNIRELEGTLIRVTAFASLNRTPVDMPLVQTVLKDLITLDDDNVIAPTDIITNTAEYFKLSVDDLYGSSRSQAVATARQIAMYLCRELTNLSLPKIGQLFGGRDHTTVMYANKKISELMKERRSIYNQVTELTSRIKQNHRYGK encoded by the coding sequence ATGGCAGGCAGCGAAGAGCCCATAGCTGCGGCATGGCAGGACGTGCTCGGGAAGCTCGAGACGGACGATCGGATCACCCCGCAGCTTTACGGGTTCCTCAGCCTGGTCGAGCCGAAGGGCATCATGGCCGGCACCTTCTATCTGGAGGTGCCCAACGAGTTCACCCGCGGGATGATCGAGCAGCGGAGCCGCCTCCCACTGCTGAACGCGATCAGCGGGCTCGACGACGCGCTCGCGGTCAACACCTTCGCGATCGTCGTCAACCCGGAGATCCAGCAGGAGTCGATGACCGCAGCGGCCGAGCCGGAGACCGCGGCTGCCTACGTGGAGCAGGTCGCTCCTCCGCTGGTCAGCCAGCCGGCGCCGGAGATCACCGCCCCTCCGCGTGGAGGCGACACCCGTCTCAACTCCAAGTACAGCTTCGACAACTTCGTCATCGGCCAGTCCAACCGTTTCGCGCACGCCGCGGCGGTCGCGGTCGCCGAGGCGCCGGCCAAGGCGTACAACCCGCTCTTCATCTACGGCGACTCGGGCCTCGGCAAGACGCACCTCCTCCACGCCATCGGCCACTACGCGATGAGCCTCTACCCGGGGATCCGCGTCCGGTACGTGTCGAGCGAGGAGTTCACGAACGACTTCATCAACTCGATCGCGAACAACCGCGGCTCATCGTTCCAGGCGCGATACCGCAACATCGACATCCTGCTCATCGACGACATACAGTTCCTGCAGCGGGCGGTTGAGACGCAGGAGGCGTTCTTCCACACCTTCAACACCCTGCACGACCACAACAAGCAGGTGGTCATCACCTCCGACCTGCCGCCCAAGATGCTCACGGGCTTCGAGGACCGGATGCGGTCCCGGTTCGAGTGGGGCCTCATCACCGATGTGCAGGTGCCCGACCTCGAGACGCGCATCGCCATCCTGCGCAAGAAGGCGCAGAGCGAGAAGATCCAGGTGCCGGACGACATCCTGGAGTTCATGGCGACGAAGGTGTCGAGCAACATCCGCGAGCTCGAGGGGACGCTGATCCGCGTCACCGCCTTCGCCAGCCTCAATCGCACCCCCGTCGACATGCCGCTGGTGCAGACCGTGCTGAAGGATCTGATCACGCTCGACGACGACAACGTCATCGCGCCGACGGACATCATTACGAACACCGCGGAGTACTTCAAGCTCAGCGTCGACGACCTCTACGGCTCGAGCCGGTCGCAGGCTGTGGCAACCGCCCGGCAGATCGCCATGTACCTCTGCCGCGAGCTCACCAACCTGTCTCTGCCGAAGATCGGTCAGCTGTTCGGCGGCCGCGACCACACCACGGTCATGTACGCGAACAAGAAGATCAGCGAGCTCATGAAGGAGCGGCGCTCGATCTACAACCAGGTCACCGAGCTGACCAGCCGGATCAAGCAGAACCACCGCTACGGCAAGTAG
- a CDS encoding DNA polymerase III subunit beta, translating to MKFQANRDVFSEAVSFAVKLLPQRTTLPILSGVLIETTENGLQLSSFDYEVSAQTEIAAEVEEPGRVLVSGRLLAEIASKLPNAPVRFSTEESKIVVRAGSANFTLLSMPVEEYPSIPQVSGEAGLVPAEEFAEAVAQVGVAASRDDVTPVITGVQLEVGNNTLGLVATDRYRVAVREIDWDNGTTSGEPVTALVPARTLTEIGKTFGHSGNVSISITNRDDRELIAFTADRKTVTSLLIKGNFPPVRRLFPEQVDNYAVINTAELIEATRRVALVLEREAALRYTFTADGLTLEAIGSEQAQASESIDALLTGQETVVSLKPQFLLDGLGAVHSEFVRISFTKTENPNKPGPVLITSQTSKDQAGADSYKYLLQPNLLLR from the coding sequence GTGAAGTTCCAAGCCAATCGGGATGTGTTCAGCGAGGCCGTCTCCTTCGCGGTGAAGCTCCTTCCGCAGCGGACGACCCTGCCCATCCTGAGCGGTGTGCTCATCGAGACGACGGAGAACGGACTCCAGCTGTCGTCGTTCGACTACGAGGTGTCGGCGCAGACCGAGATCGCAGCAGAGGTCGAAGAGCCCGGCCGAGTCCTCGTCTCCGGCCGGCTTCTCGCCGAGATCGCCTCGAAGCTGCCGAACGCGCCCGTGCGGTTCTCGACCGAGGAGTCGAAGATCGTCGTCCGCGCCGGATCCGCGAACTTCACGCTGCTCTCCATGCCGGTCGAGGAATACCCGAGTATCCCGCAGGTGAGCGGCGAGGCCGGGCTCGTGCCGGCTGAGGAGTTCGCCGAAGCGGTCGCGCAGGTGGGTGTCGCAGCTTCCCGCGATGACGTCACCCCGGTCATCACCGGCGTCCAGCTCGAGGTGGGGAACAACACCCTGGGCCTCGTCGCGACCGACCGCTACCGGGTGGCCGTGCGCGAGATCGACTGGGACAACGGCACCACCTCCGGCGAGCCCGTCACGGCGCTGGTCCCCGCACGTACGCTGACCGAGATCGGCAAGACCTTCGGACACAGCGGCAACGTGTCCATCTCGATCACCAACCGCGACGACCGCGAGCTGATCGCGTTCACGGCCGACCGCAAGACCGTCACCTCCCTGCTGATCAAGGGCAACTTCCCGCCGGTGCGCCGGCTGTTCCCCGAGCAGGTCGACAACTACGCGGTGATCAACACCGCCGAGCTCATTGAGGCGACCCGCCGCGTCGCCCTCGTGCTGGAGCGCGAGGCCGCGCTCCGCTACACCTTCACCGCCGACGGGCTGACGCTGGAAGCGATCGGTTCTGAGCAGGCGCAGGCATCCGAGAGCATCGACGCTCTTCTCACTGGCCAGGAGACGGTGGTTTCATTGAAGCCGCAGTTCCTGCTGGACGGTCTCGGGGCGGTGCACTCGGAATTCGTGCGCATCTCCTTCACCAAGACCGAGAACCCCAACAAGCCGGGCCCTGTGCTCATCACGAGCCAGACCTCGAAGGACCAGGCGGGAGCGGATTCCTACAAGTACCTGCTCCAGCCCAACCTGCTCCTCCGCTGA
- a CDS encoding 6-phosphogluconate dehydrogenase produces the protein MHIGLIGLGRMGNNMRARLEKNGIDVTGYDTNPEVSDVATVADLVAALPAPRTVWVMVPAGEITDSVIRELEPVLEKGDLVIDGGNSKFTEDFKHAELLAPKGIDFMDVGVSGGIWGLENGYGLMVGGSAEQVERVLPVFDALRPEGPRDEGFVHVGEVGAGHYAKMVHNGIEYALMQAYAEGYELLDTRKDIIKDVTGTFKAWQRGTVVRSWLLDLLVRALEQDPEFEHIEGYVQDSGEGRWTVEEALNNAVPVPTISASIFARFVSRQEDSPTMKAVAALRHQFGGHAVKAVD, from the coding sequence ATGCACATCGGCCTCATCGGTCTCGGACGCATGGGCAACAACATGCGTGCCCGGCTCGAGAAGAACGGCATCGACGTCACCGGATACGACACGAACCCGGAGGTCTCGGACGTCGCCACCGTGGCCGACCTGGTCGCCGCCCTCCCCGCACCCCGAACGGTGTGGGTCATGGTTCCCGCCGGCGAGATCACCGACTCGGTCATCCGCGAGCTCGAGCCCGTGCTCGAGAAGGGCGACCTGGTCATCGACGGCGGCAACTCGAAGTTCACCGAGGACTTCAAACACGCCGAGCTGCTCGCGCCGAAGGGCATCGACTTCATGGACGTCGGCGTCTCGGGCGGCATCTGGGGTCTCGAGAACGGCTACGGCCTGATGGTCGGCGGCTCCGCCGAGCAGGTCGAACGCGTGCTGCCGGTCTTCGACGCGCTGCGTCCGGAGGGTCCGCGCGACGAGGGCTTCGTCCATGTCGGCGAGGTCGGCGCCGGCCACTACGCCAAGATGGTGCACAACGGCATCGAGTACGCCCTCATGCAGGCCTACGCCGAGGGCTACGAGCTCCTCGACACCCGCAAGGACATCATCAAGGACGTCACCGGCACCTTCAAGGCATGGCAGCGCGGCACGGTCGTGCGCTCCTGGCTCCTCGACCTCCTGGTGCGCGCGCTCGAGCAGGACCCGGAGTTCGAGCACATCGAGGGCTACGTGCAGGACTCGGGCGAGGGCCGTTGGACCGTCGAGGAGGCGCTCAACAACGCCGTCCCCGTCCCGACGATCAGCGCCTCGATCTTCGCGCGCTTCGTCTCCCGCCAGGAGGACTCTCCGACGATGAAGGCCGTCGCCGCACTGCGACACCAGTTCGGCGGTCACGCCGTGAAGGCCGTGGACTGA
- a CDS encoding DNA replication/repair protein RecF has protein sequence MRVTHLSLTDFRNYRTAEVPFAAGANLFVGRNGQGKTNLVESLGYLSTLGSHRVSSDQAMIRKDADAAIVRARIQHEGRELLVEVQLNRSSPNRAQVNRAAIKPRELPRYFSSVLFAPEDLALVRGEPGVRRRFLDQLLIQRNPRFSGVIADYERVLKQRNTLLKSARASRVREDQLGTLEIWDERLIQLGSELMDARLDLVFRLSDPLIAAYRSVAGDDHHPRLAPQLTIFGAHVEDDDDTSGDDAVTGSAGVATPDAFRRALAAVRRKELERGLTLVGPHRDDVLFELNGLPAKGYASHGESWSFALALKLASAELLRRESTTGDPVLILDDVFAELDQARRRMLATAVSGYEQVLITAAVYDDVPDELTAHTVRIEGGTIVEPAGA, from the coding sequence TTGCGAGTCACACATCTCTCCCTGACCGACTTCCGCAATTACCGCACCGCGGAGGTGCCGTTTGCGGCCGGCGCGAATCTGTTCGTCGGCCGCAACGGCCAGGGGAAGACCAACCTCGTCGAATCGCTCGGCTACCTGAGCACCCTCGGGTCGCACCGGGTGTCGAGCGACCAGGCGATGATCCGCAAAGATGCCGACGCCGCCATCGTGCGGGCGCGCATCCAGCACGAGGGACGCGAGCTGCTCGTCGAGGTCCAGCTCAATCGTTCGTCCCCGAACCGGGCACAGGTGAACCGGGCGGCGATCAAGCCGCGTGAGCTGCCGCGATACTTCTCGAGCGTGCTCTTCGCTCCCGAGGATCTCGCCCTCGTCCGCGGAGAGCCCGGCGTGCGCCGCCGCTTCCTCGACCAGCTGCTCATCCAGCGGAATCCGCGCTTCTCCGGCGTCATCGCCGACTATGAGCGGGTACTCAAGCAACGCAACACCCTGCTGAAGTCGGCCCGCGCGTCACGTGTGCGGGAGGACCAGCTCGGTACCTTGGAGATCTGGGACGAGCGCCTCATCCAGCTGGGCTCCGAGCTGATGGATGCGCGCCTCGATCTGGTCTTCCGGCTGAGCGATCCGTTGATCGCGGCGTACCGCTCTGTCGCCGGCGACGACCACCACCCGCGGCTGGCGCCGCAGCTCACCATCTTCGGCGCCCACGTCGAGGACGATGACGACACCTCCGGTGACGATGCTGTAACGGGGTCAGCCGGTGTCGCCACGCCGGATGCGTTCCGCCGCGCACTCGCGGCCGTGCGCCGCAAGGAGCTCGAGCGCGGTTTGACCCTGGTCGGTCCGCACCGCGACGATGTGCTCTTCGAACTCAACGGCCTTCCCGCCAAGGGATACGCCAGCCACGGGGAGTCGTGGTCGTTCGCCCTGGCCCTCAAGCTCGCGTCGGCCGAGCTGCTGCGCCGCGAGTCGACGACCGGCGACCCCGTGCTCATCCTCGATGACGTGTTCGCCGAGCTGGACCAGGCCCGGCGCCGGATGCTCGCAACCGCCGTGTCCGGTTACGAGCAGGTTCTCATCACCGCCGCCGTGTACGACGACGTTCCGGACGAGCTCACAGCGCATACCGTCCGCATCGAGGGCGGCACGATCGTGGAGCCGGCCGGTGCCTGA